A genomic window from Enoplosus armatus isolate fEnoArm2 chromosome 20, fEnoArm2.hap1, whole genome shotgun sequence includes:
- the LOC139303763 gene encoding NHS-like protein 2, with amino-acid sequence MSKCSTASPACANGSYAKCGQMDKKVSNGNHVSLAAQNRDCKSRQGPGHVTTHNSSSTVSTFSVTPRSHRRRWSADFCKCGTSPVITVKKNVKEPQPPQRGVSLLRPHTASHSSVKRYSCPPVGVFGSPSHPSSSSSSASTSSCSSPPPVQTTVITGPDPLGWKLRPKSSSTPPHARTNRLSLQIPLPVVFPEPKSGPAHSNTTTKTPLIAKPPRRRHSDSSAFLRSLGTPVPVVTIEELCSVHLRPVTLSDESDNVFSEGDEEEVKGTARPRKVPPPVPEKTSVARQTAQLIAHSHQRCRPVTAESNAENIYTSVVMPKPKRSHQTGDHNNGHARKTGLPVDTSCDRERSTPRFPG; translated from the exons ATGAGTAAATGTTCTACTGCTAGCCCGGCGTGTGCAAATGGCAGCTATGCTAAGTGTGGCCAGATGGATAAAAAAGTGTCTAATGGTAACCATGTGAGCCTCGCGGCACAGAACAGAGACTGCAAGAGCAGACAAGGACCAGGACATGTCACAACACACAACTCCTCCTCAACAGTCTCCACCTTCAGTGTGACCCCACGTTCTCATCGGCGCCGGTGGTCAGCCGACTTTTGCAAGTGCGGAACCTCCCCAGTCATTACTGTGAAGAAGAACGTGAAGGAACCGCAGCCTCCTCAGCGTGGAGTATCCCTCCTCAGACCCCACACTGCATCCCATTCTTCTGTCAAACGCTACTCCTGCCCCCCCGTTGGAGTCTTTGGCTCGCCAAGtcatccatcctcctcttcttcctcagcctccacttcttcctgctcctcccctcctcctgtccagACAACCGTCATCACCGGCCCCGACCCTCTAGGGTGGAAGTTGCGTCCCAAGTCCAGCTCCACGCCCCCCCATGCTCGCACTAACAGGTTGTCTCTGCAGATTCCCCTCCCTGTCGTCTTTCCTGAGCCCAAATCTGGTCCTGCTCACTCCAACACTACAACCAAAACTCCTCTCATAGCCAAACCACCCCGTCGTCGCCACTCCGACTCCTCAGCCTTCCTCAGATCTCTGGGGACCCCTGTGCCTGTGGTGACAATTGAGGAGCTCTGCTCTGTGCATCTCCGCCCAGTCACCCTTTCAGATGAGTCCGACAACGTCTTCAGCgagggggatgaagaggaggtgaaggggaCCGCTCGGCCACGCAAAGTACCACCACCTGTTCCAGAAAAAACTTCCGTGGCGAGACAAACGGCACAACTGATTGCTCATTCGCACCAACGCTGTCGGCCTGTTACAGCTGAAAGTAATGCAGAAAACATTTACACCAGTGTTGTAATGCCAAAGCCTAAACGCTCACACCAGACTGGAGACCACAACAACGGGCATGCGAGGAAAACCG GGCTGCCAGTGGACACCAGCTGCGACAGGGAGAGGTCCACTCCACGCTTCCCTGGCTGA